A region of Nostoc sp. 'Peltigera membranacea cyanobiont' N6 DNA encodes the following proteins:
- a CDS encoding TIGR03032 family protein, whose translation MALLSLRSTVGESSQKLFLPCGEILTYRTSELSRSLCQVNPSDRITDKPSLEINASRQFTAWLYEQNLSLSFTTYQAGKLFFIGLQANGKLSVFERSFERCMGLYANGNSLYMSSLYQLWKFENIIQPGQNHQGYDALYLPQMSYVTGDLDIHDIALSKAEEKDLKPQKLLFVNTLFSCLGTVSETHSFVPLWQPPFISKLAAEDRCHLNGLAMQSGKAKYVTAISQSDVAESWREHRANGGCVIDVESNEIVLRGLSMPHSPRWHQEKLWLLNSGAGEFGFADLKRGVFEPVAFCPGYLRGCVFYGDFAVVGISQPRHNKTFSGLALDDKLHQKNVEPRCGLLVIDLRSGDIVHSLRIEGVVLELYDVVALLGIRRPMAIGFRSDEIRRVVTVG comes from the coding sequence GTGGCATTACTTAGTTTACGTTCAACAGTAGGAGAATCGAGTCAAAAGTTATTTTTGCCCTGCGGCGAAATTCTTACCTACCGAACATCAGAGTTATCAAGGAGTCTGTGCCAAGTGAATCCCAGCGATCGCATTACTGACAAACCATCTTTAGAAATCAACGCTTCTCGCCAGTTCACCGCTTGGCTGTATGAGCAAAATCTCAGTCTATCCTTCACTACTTATCAAGCGGGGAAGTTGTTCTTTATCGGCTTGCAAGCAAACGGTAAATTATCTGTATTTGAACGCAGCTTTGAAAGGTGTATGGGGTTGTATGCCAATGGCAACAGCCTTTACATGAGTTCCCTATACCAACTTTGGAAATTTGAAAACATTATCCAACCCGGACAAAACCATCAAGGTTACGATGCTCTCTATTTGCCCCAGATGAGTTATGTGACAGGAGATTTGGATATTCATGATATCGCTTTGAGTAAAGCAGAAGAGAAAGATTTAAAACCACAAAAATTATTATTTGTCAATACTTTATTTAGTTGTTTGGGAACAGTCAGCGAAACCCACAGTTTTGTTCCCTTGTGGCAGCCACCGTTTATCAGCAAGCTGGCGGCGGAAGATAGATGTCACCTAAATGGGTTAGCAATGCAGTCAGGAAAAGCCAAATACGTTACTGCTATCAGCCAATCGGACGTAGCAGAAAGCTGGCGGGAACATCGGGCAAATGGGGGTTGTGTCATTGACGTAGAAAGCAATGAAATTGTGTTACGGGGGTTGTCTATGCCCCACTCTCCCAGGTGGCATCAGGAAAAACTCTGGCTACTCAACTCAGGTGCAGGAGAGTTTGGCTTTGCCGACTTAAAGCGGGGAGTGTTTGAACCAGTTGCTTTCTGTCCCGGATATCTGCGTGGTTGTGTATTTTATGGTGACTTTGCAGTGGTGGGAATTTCCCAACCCAGACACAACAAAACCTTCAGTGGTTTGGCTTTGGACGATAAATTACACCAAAAAAACGTTGAGCCTCGCTGCGGCTTATTAGTAATTGACCTAAGAAGCGGTGATATTGTCCATTCCCTGCGAATAGAAGGGGTGGTGCTGGAATTGTACGACGTGGTAGCACTTTTGGGCATACGTCGTCCAATGGCGATCGGGTTTCGCAGCGACGAAATTCGGCGGGTAGTAACGGTGGGATGA
- a CDS encoding diflavin flavoprotein produces the protein MTNSKPRDVQVLPIATNTKAIRARSWSRLRFEIEYALERGTTSNCYLIEADKTALIDPPPESFTEIYLEALRQTLDLQSLDYIILGHFSPNRVATLKAILELAPQVTFVCSLPGANNLRAAFLEQDLNVLVMRGKETLDLGKGHVLKFLPTPSPRWPEGLCTYDRQTQILYTDKLFATHLCGDEVFDDNWEALKEDQRYYFNCLMAPQTPHVQAALEKISDLQVRMYAVGHGPLVRTSLIELTKAYAEWSRSHNDREISVALLYASAYGNTATLAQAIALGLTKGGVAVKSINCEFATPDEIRINLAQSEGFIIGSPTIGGHAPTPIHTALGIVISSGDNSKLAGVFGSYGWSGEAFDLIEGKLRDSGYRFGFDTLKVKFKPDDVTLKFCEELGTDFAQALKKAKKVRVPQQAATPVEQAVGRIVGSVCVVTAKQGEVSTAMLGAWVSQATFNPPGISLAIAKDRAIESLMYPGGKFALNILPEGNHQDYMKHFRKSFAPGEDRFANFSTAVADNGCTVLTDALAYLECSVNQRLECGDHWVVYATVDEGKLLKPDAVTAINHRKTGTHY, from the coding sequence ATGACCAATTCCAAGCCACGCGACGTACAAGTTCTACCAATTGCTACAAATACTAAGGCGATCAGAGCACGTAGTTGGTCACGTCTGCGGTTTGAAATTGAATACGCACTTGAAAGAGGTACTACCTCCAATTGCTATTTAATTGAAGCTGATAAAACCGCACTTATCGATCCACCGCCAGAAAGCTTTACCGAAATTTATTTAGAGGCATTGCGGCAGACTTTAGATTTACAAAGTTTGGATTATATAATCCTGGGTCATTTTAGTCCCAATCGAGTTGCAACCCTCAAAGCAATTTTAGAACTGGCACCACAGGTAACTTTTGTCTGTTCTCTTCCCGGTGCGAACAATTTGCGTGCTGCTTTCCTAGAGCAAGATTTGAACGTCTTGGTGATGCGGGGGAAAGAAACTCTGGACTTAGGCAAGGGTCATGTTTTAAAATTCTTACCCACTCCCAGTCCGCGTTGGCCGGAAGGACTTTGTACTTACGATCGCCAAACCCAAATTCTCTACACAGATAAGTTATTTGCAACTCATCTCTGTGGTGATGAAGTGTTCGATGATAACTGGGAAGCGCTCAAAGAAGACCAGCGTTACTACTTTAACTGCCTGATGGCTCCCCAAACTCCTCATGTGCAAGCAGCTTTGGAGAAAATATCAGATTTGCAGGTGAGAATGTATGCTGTCGGTCACGGGCCTTTAGTACGCACCAGTTTAATCGAGCTTACCAAAGCTTATGCAGAGTGGAGCCGTTCTCACAACGATCGCGAGATTTCCGTTGCCCTACTTTACGCTTCAGCTTACGGCAATACGGCGACTTTAGCACAAGCGATCGCTCTCGGACTAACTAAAGGTGGAGTTGCAGTCAAATCGATTAACTGCGAATTTGCTACTCCTGATGAAATTCGCATCAATTTAGCACAGTCAGAAGGTTTTATCATCGGTTCTCCTACCATCGGTGGTCATGCGCCAACTCCGATTCATACTGCTTTAGGGATTGTGATCTCAAGCGGTGATAACAGCAAACTCGCTGGGGTCTTTGGTTCTTATGGCTGGAGTGGCGAAGCCTTTGACTTAATCGAAGGTAAACTCCGGGATTCTGGATATCGCTTTGGCTTTGATACTCTGAAGGTCAAGTTTAAACCTGATGATGTCACACTCAAATTCTGTGAAGAACTAGGTACAGACTTTGCCCAAGCGCTGAAAAAAGCTAAAAAGGTACGCGTACCACAACAAGCCGCTACCCCAGTGGAACAAGCTGTTGGTCGGATTGTTGGTTCCGTCTGCGTGGTGACAGCGAAACAAGGAGAAGTGTCTACCGCAATGTTAGGCGCTTGGGTTTCTCAAGCCACCTTTAACCCACCCGGAATATCTTTGGCGATCGCCAAAGACCGAGCGATCGAATCTTTGATGTATCCAGGCGGTAAGTTTGCCTTAAATATTCTACCTGAAGGCAACCACCAAGATTACATGAAGCATTTCCGTAAATCTTTCGCGCCTGGGGAAGACCGATTTGCCAATTTTAGTACAGCAGTTGCAGATAACGGTTGTACCGTTCTCACCGACGCGCTAGCATATTTAGAATGCTCAGTCAACCAACGTCTGGAATGTGGCGATCACTGGGTTGTGTATGCAACTGTAGATGAAGGTAAATTACTCAAGCCTGATGCTGTTACTGCCATCAACCATCGCAAAACTGGCACTCATTATTAG
- a CDS encoding diflavin flavoprotein — translation MVAIAENVQHRLTIQTVEIAPNTTAIRSLDWDRDRFDIEFGLQNGTTYNSYLIRGEQTVLIDTSHQKFRDLYLETLKGLVNPKTIDYIIVSHTEPDHSGLVEDVLQLAPRATVLASKVALQFLEGLVHDPFSKRVVKTGDRIDIGKGHEIEFVSAPNLHWPDTIFSFDRKTQILYTCDAFGMHFCDDRTFDEDLEAIEADFRFYYDCLMGPNARSLVNAMKRMSELGKINIIANGHGPLLYHHLDVLTGCYENWSQKQAKAETTVGLFFVSDYGYSERLGHAIAEGILKTGVGVEVLDLSTAQSQEIQELAGRAASIIIGMPPTTSAAAQASISSVLAVAKNKQLVGLFECYGGDDEPIDTLRRKFLDSGIKEAFPAIRIREVPSASTFQLCEEAGKDLGQLLVRDRNIKHIKSLDVNMEKALGRISSGLYIVTTKKEDVSSAMLASWVTQASLQPLGLTIAVAKDRAIDSLMQVGDRFVLNVLEEGNYQELKKHFLKRLHPGADRFAGVKTQTAKNGSPILTDALAYIECEIQSSMECSDHWILYCTVQEGRVSKNDGLTAVRHRKVGNYY, via the coding sequence ATGGTAGCGATCGCAGAGAACGTTCAACATCGGCTAACTATACAAACTGTAGAAATTGCCCCTAACACAACGGCGATTCGCTCTCTTGATTGGGATCGCGATCGCTTCGATATCGAATTCGGACTGCAAAACGGCACAACCTACAATTCATATCTAATTAGGGGTGAACAAACAGTTTTGATTGATACTTCTCACCAGAAGTTTCGCGATCTGTATTTAGAGACTTTAAAAGGTCTTGTTAACCCCAAAACAATTGATTACATAATTGTTAGTCACACAGAGCCAGATCATAGCGGCTTAGTAGAAGATGTCCTCCAGTTGGCTCCTAGAGCTACCGTCTTAGCCTCAAAAGTTGCGCTTCAGTTTTTGGAAGGCTTAGTACACGATCCTTTTAGTAAGAGGGTTGTGAAAACTGGCGATCGCATCGATATCGGCAAAGGACACGAAATAGAATTCGTGAGTGCGCCTAACCTGCACTGGCCAGATACAATCTTTAGCTTTGACCGTAAAACCCAAATTCTCTACACCTGTGATGCTTTTGGGATGCATTTTTGTGACGATCGCACCTTTGACGAAGATTTAGAAGCGATCGAAGCTGACTTTAGATTTTACTACGATTGTTTGATGGGCCCTAACGCTCGTTCTTTGGTGAATGCCATGAAGCGGATGAGCGAACTAGGCAAGATTAATATTATCGCCAACGGTCACGGGCCTTTATTATACCACCATCTAGATGTTCTAACCGGGTGCTACGAAAATTGGAGCCAAAAACAAGCTAAGGCAGAAACCACAGTTGGCTTGTTTTTTGTCTCAGATTACGGCTATAGCGAGCGCCTTGGTCATGCAATTGCCGAAGGTATACTGAAAACTGGGGTTGGGGTAGAAGTCCTGGATCTAAGTACTGCCCAGAGCCAAGAAATCCAAGAACTAGCAGGTAGAGCAGCTAGCATCATTATTGGTATGCCCCCGACTACAAGCGCCGCCGCCCAAGCTAGTATCAGTTCGGTGTTAGCTGTTGCTAAGAACAAGCAACTGGTTGGGCTGTTTGAATGTTACGGTGGGGATGATGAACCCATTGATACACTCCGCAGAAAATTTCTCGACTCTGGCATTAAAGAAGCCTTCCCAGCTATTCGGATTAGAGAAGTTCCCAGCGCATCCACATTCCAGTTGTGTGAAGAAGCGGGTAAAGACTTGGGACAATTGCTAGTGCGCGATCGCAACATCAAGCACATCAAGTCCCTTGATGTCAACATGGAAAAGGCGTTGGGTCGCATTAGTAGTGGACTATATATAGTCACTACTAAAAAAGAAGATGTCTCAAGTGCAATGCTGGCATCCTGGGTAACGCAAGCGAGTTTGCAACCATTAGGATTAACAATTGCTGTTGCTAAAGACCGCGCCATTGATTCCTTAATGCAAGTAGGCGATCGCTTCGTCCTCAACGTTTTGGAAGAAGGCAACTATCAAGAACTCAAAAAACACTTTCTCAAGCGTTTGCATCCCGGTGCTGACCGCTTTGCAGGAGTGAAAACTCAAACTGCGAAAAACGGTTCTCCGATTCTAACTGATGCTCTAGCATACATAGAATGTGAAATACAGAGCAGCATGGAATGCAGCGACCACTGGATTTTATACTGCACCGTCCAAGAAGGTCGTGTCTCCAAAAACGATGGACTCACAGCCGTTCGCCATCGCAAAGTAGGTAATTACTACTAA
- a CDS encoding helix-turn-helix domain-containing protein, translating to MGCRLKVFLSEQEKLTLEELRKAKDAPQRTKDRAQVLLLNNRGLKNEQIAKGLNWAISTVRQTLHRWEKMGLAGLWDAPGRGGKPRYSESDLVYLENCLAQESQTYNSKQLAKKLASERQVSLSADRLRRVLKQRGRRFGSAHKQPQEQNT from the coding sequence ATGGGATGCCGATTAAAAGTCTTTCTAAGTGAGCAAGAAAAGCTAACCTTAGAAGAGTTAAGAAAAGCCAAAGATGCTCCTCAACGTACTAAGGATCGCGCTCAAGTCTTATTGCTAAATAATCGTGGGTTAAAAAACGAGCAAATTGCTAAAGGCTTGAACTGGGCAATTTCCACAGTCCGTCAAACCCTTCATCGTTGGGAAAAGATGGGTTTAGCTGGTCTGTGGGATGCTCCTGGTAGAGGTGGAAAACCTCGATATTCAGAATCAGATTTGGTTTATCTAGAAAATTGTTTAGCTCAAGAGTCGCAGACTTATAACTCTAAACAATTAGCAAAAAAACTGGCATCTGAACGTCAAGTAAGCTTGAGTGCAGATCGGTTACGACGGGTACTTAAGCAAAGGGGAAGAAGGTTTGGAAGCGCACACAAACAACCCCAGGAACAGAATACTTAA
- a CDS encoding F0F1 ATP synthase subunit gamma: MANLKAIRDRIQSVKNTKKITEAMRLVAAARVRRAQEQVLATRPFADRLAQVLYGLQSRLRFEEANLPLLKKRQVKSVGLLVISGDRGLCGGYNNNVIRRAENRAKEIKAEGLNYQFVLVGRKATQYFQRRDQPIDATYSGLEQIPTAAEANQIADQLLSLFLSEEVDRIELIYTRFLSLVSSRPVTQTLLPLDPQGLEASDDEIFRLTTRGGKFEVERQKVTKEVRVLAPDMIFEQDPVQILDSLLPLYLSNQLLRALQESAASELAARMTAMSNASENAGELINSLTLSYNKARQAAITQELLEVVGGAEALT, translated from the coding sequence ATGGCCAATCTAAAAGCAATACGCGATCGCATCCAGTCGGTCAAAAACACCAAAAAAATCACAGAAGCCATGCGCCTCGTAGCTGCGGCTAGAGTGCGCCGGGCACAAGAACAAGTACTAGCAACTCGCCCTTTTGCCGATCGCTTGGCACAAGTATTATATGGTTTGCAAAGCCGTCTGCGCTTTGAAGAAGCCAACCTGCCACTGCTGAAAAAACGGCAAGTTAAATCAGTCGGGCTGTTAGTAATTTCAGGCGATCGCGGTTTATGCGGCGGCTACAATAATAACGTTATCCGTCGTGCAGAAAACCGCGCCAAAGAAATCAAGGCAGAAGGTTTAAACTATCAATTTGTGCTAGTCGGACGCAAAGCAACACAATACTTTCAACGCCGCGATCAGCCCATTGATGCTACCTACAGCGGCCTGGAGCAAATTCCCACCGCAGCCGAAGCCAATCAAATTGCCGATCAACTACTTTCCTTGTTCCTTTCGGAAGAAGTTGACCGCATTGAATTAATCTATACCAGATTCCTTTCCTTGGTTAGTTCGCGTCCTGTTACCCAAACCTTACTGCCACTCGATCCACAAGGTCTAGAAGCAAGCGATGACGAAATCTTCCGCTTGACAACCCGTGGCGGTAAATTTGAAGTCGAACGGCAGAAAGTGACTAAGGAAGTCCGTGTATTAGCTCCTGACATGATTTTCGAGCAAGATCCAGTACAGATCCTCGATTCTCTGTTGCCCCTGTATCTGAGTAACCAGCTATTGCGGGCGCTGCAAGAATCTGCCGCTAGTGAACTAGCAGCGCGGATGACAGCCATGAGTAATGCCAGCGAAAATGCAGGTGAATTGATTAATAGCCTCACACTGTCTTACAACAAAGCTCGACAAGCTGCAATTACCCAAGAACTCCTTGAGGTTGTAGGTGGTGCTGAAGCACTAACTTAG
- the atpA gene encoding F0F1 ATP synthase subunit alpha: MSISIRPDEISSIIQQQIEQYDQEVKVANVGTVLQVGDGIARIYGLEKAMSGELLEFEDGTIGIAQNLEEDNVGAVLMGEGLEIQEGSSVTATGKIAQVPVGEALIGRVVNALGLPIDGKGDIKSSESRLIESPAPGIIARRSVHEPMQTGITAIDSMIPVGRGQRELIIGDRQTGKTAIAIDTIINQKSEDVVCVYVAIGQKASTVANVVQTLEEKGAMDYTVVVFAGASEPATLQYLAPYTGASIAEYFMYKGKATLIIYDDLSKQAQAYRQMSLLLRRPPGREAYPGDVFYIHSRLLERAAKLSDELGKGSMTALPIIETQAGDVSAYIPTNVISITDGQIFLSSDLFNAGIRPAVNPGISVSRVGSAAQTKAMKKVAGKIKLELAQFDDLQAFAQFASDLDKATQDQLARGQRLRELLKQPQNSPLSVYEQVAILYAGINGYLDDLPVDKVTTFTQGLRESLKGGKYAQGVQASKALGDAEEAALKEALTEYKKTFKATA, translated from the coding sequence ATGAGCATATCAATTAGACCTGACGAAATTAGTAGCATTATCCAACAACAAATCGAGCAATACGATCAAGAGGTCAAAGTTGCTAACGTTGGTACCGTTCTTCAAGTAGGTGACGGTATTGCCCGGATTTATGGTCTGGAAAAGGCTATGTCTGGGGAACTTTTAGAATTTGAAGATGGCACAATTGGCATCGCCCAGAACTTAGAAGAAGACAACGTGGGCGCGGTGCTTATGGGTGAAGGGCTGGAAATTCAAGAAGGTAGTTCTGTAACCGCTACTGGTAAAATTGCCCAAGTACCCGTAGGAGAAGCCTTAATTGGACGAGTTGTAAACGCTTTGGGTCTTCCCATCGATGGTAAGGGAGACATCAAATCCTCAGAAAGCCGTTTGATTGAATCTCCAGCACCAGGTATCATTGCTCGTCGATCTGTACACGAACCCATGCAAACGGGGATTACAGCTATTGACTCAATGATTCCCGTCGGTCGCGGTCAACGGGAATTGATCATTGGCGATCGCCAAACCGGTAAAACTGCGATCGCGATCGACACCATCATCAACCAAAAATCAGAAGATGTAGTTTGTGTCTACGTTGCGATCGGTCAAAAGGCTTCCACAGTTGCTAACGTGGTGCAGACATTGGAAGAAAAAGGCGCGATGGATTACACCGTCGTTGTCTTTGCTGGTGCCAGTGAACCAGCAACCCTGCAATACTTAGCTCCTTACACAGGCGCAAGTATTGCTGAGTACTTTATGTATAAGGGTAAAGCTACCCTGATAATTTATGATGACCTCTCCAAGCAAGCCCAAGCTTATCGGCAGATGTCCCTATTGTTGCGTCGTCCACCCGGACGCGAAGCTTACCCTGGAGATGTATTCTACATTCACTCTCGTTTGCTAGAAAGAGCAGCAAAGCTAAGTGACGAATTAGGTAAAGGCAGCATGACCGCTCTACCAATCATCGAAACCCAAGCTGGTGACGTTTCAGCATACATCCCCACCAACGTAATCTCCATTACCGATGGTCAGATATTCCTGTCTTCTGACTTGTTTAACGCTGGTATCCGTCCCGCTGTAAACCCTGGTATTTCTGTATCCCGCGTGGGTTCTGCGGCTCAAACCAAGGCAATGAAAAAAGTTGCCGGTAAGATTAAATTGGAACTAGCCCAATTTGACGACTTGCAAGCTTTCGCTCAATTTGCTTCTGACTTAGATAAAGCCACTCAAGACCAGTTGGCACGCGGTCAACGGTTACGCGAACTCCTCAAGCAGCCACAAAATTCGCCACTTTCAGTATACGAACAAGTGGCAATTTTGTATGCAGGTATTAATGGTTACTTAGATGATCTACCTGTAGATAAAGTCACCACCTTTACCCAAGGTCTGCGGGAGTCCTTAAAGGGTGGTAAATATGCCCAAGGAGTACAAGCATCTAAAGCATTAGGTGACGCAGAAGAAGCAGCCTTGAAGGAAGCGCTTACTGAATACAAGAAGACCTTCAAAGCTACAGCGTAA
- the atpH gene encoding ATP synthase F1 subunit delta: MTSQVATAEVAQPYAQALLSIAQSKNLTEEFGEDARTFLGLLRADKQLHNFFSNPFIQSENKKALIKQILGEGANSYLRNFLLVLVDKRRIAFLESIFEQYLALLRQLNQTVLAEVISAVPLTEAQQQAITEKVIAISNARQVELETKVDSELIGGVIIKVGSQVIDASIRGQLRRLSLRLTNS, from the coding sequence ATGACAAGTCAAGTAGCCACAGCCGAAGTCGCCCAGCCTTATGCACAGGCGCTTTTGTCAATAGCGCAATCGAAAAATTTGACAGAAGAGTTCGGGGAAGATGCGCGGACTTTTCTGGGACTGCTAAGGGCAGACAAACAGCTACATAACTTCTTCAGCAACCCGTTTATTCAGTCTGAGAACAAAAAAGCTCTCATCAAACAAATACTCGGTGAAGGCGCTAACTCCTACTTACGTAACTTTTTGTTGGTTTTAGTAGACAAACGCCGCATTGCATTCTTGGAATCGATTTTTGAACAATATCTGGCGCTGTTGCGGCAGCTGAATCAAACCGTATTAGCGGAAGTAATTTCAGCCGTTCCCCTCACAGAAGCTCAACAGCAAGCAATCACAGAAAAGGTGATTGCTATCAGTAATGCTCGCCAGGTAGAACTCGAAACCAAGGTAGATAGTGAATTAATTGGTGGCGTAATTATTAAAGTAGGCTCACAGGTAATTGATGCCAGTATTCGGGGTCAACTGCGCCGCCTTTCATTGCGCTTAACTAATAGCTAG
- a CDS encoding F0F1 ATP synthase subunit B: MDIMGTFLLLAAEANAVHSELAEGAAEGGFGLNLDIFETNLINLAILIGILFYFGRKVLSNILNERQSNIATAIQEAEGRLKEAKTALSKAQEQLKQSQAEAERIRQSAVENAQKSKEALLVKAAQDVERLKQTAAADLNTETERAIAQLRQRVATLALQKVESQLKGGIADDAQQSLIDRSIAQLGGNV, from the coding sequence ATGGATATCATGGGGACATTCTTATTACTTGCCGCAGAAGCGAACGCTGTTCACTCTGAATTGGCAGAAGGCGCAGCAGAAGGTGGTTTCGGTCTAAACCTAGACATTTTTGAAACCAATCTGATCAATCTAGCGATTCTGATTGGCATATTATTCTACTTCGGACGTAAAGTTTTAAGCAATATCCTGAACGAGCGACAATCCAATATTGCCACCGCAATTCAGGAAGCAGAAGGGCGCTTAAAAGAGGCAAAGACTGCCCTTTCCAAAGCGCAAGAGCAGTTGAAGCAATCTCAGGCAGAAGCAGAACGTATCCGCCAATCAGCCGTAGAAAACGCCCAAAAATCGAAAGAAGCCTTGTTAGTAAAGGCAGCGCAAGACGTAGAACGCTTGAAACAAACGGCAGCAGCAGATTTAAACACCGAAACCGAGCGAGCGATCGCTCAATTACGGCAACGAGTTGCTACACTAGCATTGCAGAAAGTCGAATCACAGCTTAAAGGCGGGATTGCCGACGATGCTCAACAAAGTTTAATTGACCGCAGCATCGCACAACTCGGAGGCAATGTATGA
- a CDS encoding F0F1 ATP synthase subunit B': protein MFDFDATLPFMALQFLLLAALLNAIFYKPLTKVLDDRDNYIRTNTLEARESLAKAERLATEYEQQLADARRQSQATVEAAQLEAKKITAEKIAEAQKEAQSQREQASVEIEQQKQAAFSTLEQQVDALSRQILEKLLGPTPVR, encoded by the coding sequence ATGTTTGATTTCGATGCTACCTTGCCCTTCATGGCATTGCAATTCTTGCTATTAGCAGCTTTGTTGAATGCAATTTTCTATAAACCACTAACCAAGGTACTAGACGATCGCGATAATTATATCCGAACTAATACCCTTGAGGCGCGAGAAAGCTTGGCTAAAGCCGAGCGCTTGGCTACAGAATATGAGCAGCAACTTGCAGACGCTCGCAGACAATCGCAAGCTACTGTAGAAGCCGCTCAACTTGAAGCTAAGAAAATTACTGCCGAAAAAATCGCTGAAGCCCAAAAAGAAGCTCAGTCTCAACGAGAACAAGCTTCTGTTGAAATAGAACAACAAAAGCAAGCAGCCTTTAGCACCTTAGAGCAACAAGTTGATGCTCTCAGCAGGCAGATTCTAGAAAAACTATTGGGGCCAACTCCAGTTAGATAA
- the atpE gene encoding ATP synthase F0 subunit C gives MDPLVQAASVLAAALAIGLAAIGPGIGQGNAAGQAVEGIARQPEAEGKIRGTLLLTLAFMESLTIYGLVIALVLLFANPFA, from the coding sequence ATGGATCCATTAGTTCAGGCTGCTTCAGTTCTCGCTGCTGCTTTAGCGATTGGTTTAGCTGCAATTGGCCCTGGTATTGGTCAAGGAAACGCTGCTGGACAAGCAGTAGAAGGTATTGCTCGTCAACCTGAAGCAGAAGGAAAAATTCGCGGTACTCTGCTATTAACCTTGGCATTCATGGAATCCTTGACTATCTATGGTCTAGTAATTGCCTTGGTATTGCTGTTTGCTAACCCCTTCGCTTAA
- the atpB gene encoding F0F1 ATP synthase subunit A, with protein MQMLSVLNAFNSFPLAELEVGHHFYWQLGNLKIHGQVFLTSWFVISILVVASIAATRNAQRIPQGIQNLMEYALEFIRDLAKNQLGEKEYRPWVPFIGTLFLFIFVSNWSGALIPWKLIKLPSGELAAPTNDINTTVALALLTSLAYFYAGFSKRGLGYFKKYIEPTPILLPIAILEDFTKPLSLSFRLFGNILADELVVAVLVLLVPLFVPLPVMALGLFTSAIQALVFATLAGAYIHEAMEGHGGDEHEEH; from the coding sequence ATGCAAATGCTTAGTGTCTTAAACGCCTTTAATTCTTTTCCCCTCGCCGAATTAGAAGTAGGTCATCATTTCTACTGGCAGTTGGGCAATCTTAAAATTCATGGGCAAGTTTTTCTCACCTCATGGTTTGTGATTAGTATTCTAGTAGTGGCTTCAATAGCTGCTACTCGCAACGCACAAAGAATTCCCCAGGGCATCCAGAACTTGATGGAATACGCCCTAGAATTTATTCGCGATCTGGCCAAAAACCAACTTGGTGAGAAAGAGTACCGCCCTTGGGTGCCATTTATTGGCACACTCTTCTTGTTTATTTTCGTATCGAACTGGTCAGGGGCGCTAATTCCCTGGAAGCTCATCAAGCTACCTTCGGGCGAATTGGCTGCTCCCACCAATGACATCAATACGACTGTTGCATTGGCATTGCTAACTTCCTTAGCGTATTTTTACGCAGGTTTTAGCAAGCGGGGTTTAGGCTACTTTAAGAAATATATAGAGCCAACACCCATTTTGTTGCCGATCGCAATTCTTGAAGATTTCACCAAACCCCTCTCCCTAAGCTTCCGTCTATTTGGTAATATTTTGGCGGATGAATTGGTAGTCGCGGTGTTGGTGCTGCTAGTTCCTCTATTTGTACCTCTGCCTGTAATGGCCTTGGGTTTATTTACCAGTGCCATTCAAGCCCTGGTTTTTGCCACCCTAGCCGGAGCATACATTCATGAGGCAATGGAGGGGCATGGTGGAGATGAGCATGAGGAGCATTAA
- a CDS encoding ATP synthase subunit I has product MCSHHNLAVLVSSLVSLSDESIAPTPTTQQDAKTDSGDTESGNSMQEFHQLFQRLLVITLVLTGVIFISVWIFYSLNIALNYLIGACTGVVYLKMLARDVEQLGSEKTSLSKTRFALFIGVMIVATQWRELQILPIFLGFLTYKATLLVYMVQIAFIPDS; this is encoded by the coding sequence ATGTGCAGTCATCATAATTTAGCTGTACTGGTTTCAAGTCTCGTGAGCTTGTCAGACGAATCAATTGCGCCCACTCCGACAACGCAACAAGATGCTAAAACTGATTCTGGAGACACAGAATCAGGTAACTCTATGCAAGAGTTTCATCAACTCTTCCAGCGATTGTTGGTAATCACGCTTGTCTTGACGGGGGTTATTTTTATCTCTGTGTGGATTTTTTATTCCTTAAACATTGCCCTAAATTATTTAATTGGGGCGTGTACAGGTGTGGTTTACTTAAAAATGTTGGCTAGAGACGTTGAGCAACTTGGTAGTGAAAAAACCAGTTTGAGCAAAACTCGTTTTGCTCTGTTTATTGGAGTCATGATCGTAGCAACTCAATGGCGTGAGCTACAGATTTTGCCCATATTTTTGGGATTTCTAACTTACAAAGCCACGCTCCTCGTCTATATGGTGCAAATTGCGTTCATTCCTGATTCTTAA